The following are from one region of the Salvia hispanica cultivar TCC Black 2014 chromosome 1, UniMelb_Shisp_WGS_1.0, whole genome shotgun sequence genome:
- the LOC125196855 gene encoding photosystem II protein D1-like: MWTRNRLYIGWFGVLMIPTLLTTTSVFIIAFIAAPPVDIDGIREPVSGSLLYGNNIISGAIIPTSAAIGLHFYPIWEAASVDEWLYNGSPYELIVLHFVACYMGREWELSFRLGMRPWIDIIIFPTKSGGSGMRAPGSMG, encoded by the coding sequence ATGTGGACTAGAAACCGTCTTTACATTGGATGGTTTGGTGTTTTGATGATCCCTACCTTATTGACCACAACTTCTGTATTTATTATTGCCTTCATTGCTGCTCCTCCAGTAGATATTGATGGTATTCGTGAGCCTGTTTCTGGATCTCTACTTTACGGAAACAATATTATCTCAGGTGCCATTATTCCTACTTCTGCAGCTATCGGTTTGCACTTTTACCCAATTTGGGAAGCAGCATCCGTTGATGAATGGTTATACAATGGCAGTCCTTATGAACTAATTGTTCTACACTTTGTAGCTTGTTACATGGGTCGTGAGTGGGAGCTTAGTTTTCGTTTGGGTATGCGCCCTTGGATTGACATCATAATTTTTCCGACGAAGTCAGGAGGATCTGGAATGAGGGCACCGGGTTCTATGGGATGA